In the genome of Pseudomonas sp. LBUM920, one region contains:
- a CDS encoding LLM class flavin-dependent oxidoreductase, protein MSNDVRPPIQLDWFLPTNGDGRHLTSSGLPKVGLFQQGERAPTLDYLRQIVRATEQAGFDGIMVPTASGFEDPWLITAVLAQEVRRLNFLLTLRPGTELPAYTAHRAATLQLLSENRLALHVVTGSSRFEQRSLGDFLEHDERYARTAEFLQQFQAVWAGQPSAHPGRYYRSGTQTPIAPGAVVPPIYFGGASEAAERVGAAHGQTYLMWCEPPVMIAERIQRMRDLAAAQGRTLRFGLRLHVFAAPTDEQAWAHVERLLEEIPKDAIDQAQRQMAAYESVGQSRQTQLMQGRGRGARELEVSANLWAGVGLVRGGAGTALVGSYARVAERIEEYHQLGVDSFILSGFPHLEEAIHVGAQVVPLLRKIGAARGGSGVGLVGPGGGSVSL, encoded by the coding sequence ATGAGCAATGATGTACGCCCACCGATCCAGCTGGACTGGTTCCTGCCCACCAACGGCGACGGCCGCCACCTCACCAGCAGCGGCCTGCCCAAGGTCGGGTTGTTCCAGCAAGGCGAACGCGCACCGACGCTGGACTACCTGCGCCAGATCGTACGCGCCACCGAACAGGCCGGTTTTGACGGCATCATGGTGCCCACCGCCAGCGGCTTCGAAGACCCGTGGCTGATCACCGCCGTGCTGGCCCAGGAAGTGCGCCGCCTGAACTTCCTGCTCACCTTGCGGCCCGGCACCGAATTGCCGGCCTACACCGCCCACCGCGCCGCCACTTTGCAATTGCTCAGCGAGAACCGCCTGGCGTTGCATGTGGTGACCGGCTCCAGCCGTTTCGAGCAGCGCTCGCTGGGCGACTTTCTCGAACACGACGAACGCTATGCGCGCACCGCTGAATTCCTGCAGCAATTCCAGGCTGTCTGGGCCGGCCAGCCTTCGGCGCATCCCGGACGTTATTACCGCAGCGGCACCCAAACGCCGATCGCGCCCGGCGCTGTGGTGCCGCCCATCTATTTCGGCGGCGCCTCCGAAGCCGCCGAACGCGTCGGCGCGGCCCATGGGCAAACCTATTTGATGTGGTGCGAACCGCCGGTGATGATCGCCGAACGCATCCAGCGCATGCGCGATCTGGCCGCCGCTCAGGGCCGCACGCTGCGCTTCGGGCTGCGCCTGCATGTGTTCGCCGCGCCCACCGATGAGCAGGCGTGGGCGCATGTTGAGCGGTTGCTGGAGGAGATCCCCAAGGACGCGATCGACCAGGCGCAACGGCAGATGGCCGCCTATGAGTCTGTCGGCCAGAGCCGCCAGACGCAGTTGATGCAAGGCCGTGGCCGCGGTGCGCGGGAGCTGGAGGTGTCGGCCAACCTGTGGGCGGGCGTGGGTTTGGTACGCGGGGGTGCGGGCACGGCGTTGGTGGGGAGCTATGCGCGGGTGGCGGAGCGGATCGAGGAGTATCACCAACTGGGGGTGGACAGTTTTATCTTGTCTGGTTTTCCTCATTTGGAAGAGGCGATTCATGTGGGGGCGCAGGTGGTGCCACTGTTACGCAAGATTGGTGCGGCTCGGGGGGGCAGTGGTGTCGGGCTTGTTGGGCCTGGTGGTGGGTCAGTGAGTTTATGA
- a CDS encoding non-ribosomal peptide synthetase encodes MTHLTRQPASFPLTAAQQDIWLDQLRVGDSPLYNIGGYVDFAGPVVPDLIQRAVERLVAKHDALRTQLHSDDQGLPRQTFVPAMAVEVGQYDFSALPDPQVATQALMQAQMARPYAMSGEPLFRFFLVKLDDDHYRLGTQAHHLILDGWGFGQMLQSLARLYSDLEQGRQPEPLAPSYIDFIDTDQRYLQSARYARDRAYWLDKYQVLPAPLLTPRHNAQAPSNTLVQAFPVALLNRMEQVANRYQASAFHVLLAAMYVYFTRTSQRDEWVVGLPILNRSNARFRSTVGLFTQVSAVRFQFSQHLPFSALVRGIRDQLKQDFRHQRFPLSEMNRELGLRRTDRGQLFDLSVSFEQDDHDLRYGQVQARAIKVSNHHEPLPIAIHLRSNRYQDTACLHCVYNEAYFQYDDVKAMAQRFTWLLEQGLEDTALSVGELSLVTPAEQAQLLRWNATAQPATEPQTLHARIEAQAARTPQAIAAVHQGRQLTYAQLDQQANALAWQLLEHGVQLDDRVAIVARRGLDTLVGLLAILKSGACYVPVDPAHPAERLNYLLHDSAPVAVLTQQGLLHRLPLLDVPVIRLEHPGGHLGESPRVAVTPSNLAYVIYTSGSTGQPKGVMVEHHTVANLVDWHCRAFDLRAGSHTASVAGFGFDAMAWEVWPALCVGATLHLPPAQDDAQDIDALLSWWRAQPLQVCFLPTPVAEYAFSQRLEHPTLRTLLIGGDRLRSFSRTQTFDVINNYGPTEATVVATSGRVEVGGPLHIGAPVANACVYLLDEQQRPVPIGVAGELYVGGKGVARGYLNRPELTGERFLDDPFSDGRMYRTGDLARWLPDGNLEYLGRNDDQVKIRGVRIELGEIESALATHPAVMEAAVLFREGQLLAWYVERASVTVESLRAHLQASLPDYMLPAAYVKLAAFPLTANGKLDRKALPAPTQAAFVTRLFEAPREGVETTLAQIWTQLLQVQQVGRHDHFFELGGHSLLAVQLVQRMRDAGLRADVQVLFGQPTLAALAAASAGSDRQVPANRIPSGCTHITPDMLALADLDQPGIDRIVAGIPGGAANVQEIYPLAPLQEGLLYHHLTDERDPYQQHALFSFVSRAQLDAFAQALQQVINRHDILRTSLVWDALDQPMQVVWRDAQLRVQPLREQHQPLDLRQAPLMALDYAEEPHNRRWVAKLRFHHLVNDATSTTVLVDEIRAHLLGEQAQLPVPVPYRNVVAQTRAPERQAAHEAFFRERLADVDEPTLAFGLQERQADRAEIEESEQPLGDVLNQRLRAQARALGVSAASLFHLAWAHVLSRVASRDDVVFGTVLLGRLQAGEGADRALGMFINTLPLRVRLAGQTVLDALNDTHTQLSALLAHEQASLALAQRCSSASPLFNSLLNYRHTDADPRLNLVPGIALLSSEDIVSYPLMLTVDDVASGFRLKAKAPRKVGAERLLAYLDTTLHGLAHALEHAPATPLRTVPVLPASELHRLLVDLNATETDYPETLTVQALFEAHARHIPHAIAVQAGERQLTYRELNERANQLAFHLRERGVEPDSRVALCVERGLDLVVGLLAILKAGGAYVPLDPGYPRERLAYMLNDSQPVALLVHAATRDVPGAVSVPVIDFDQNAWSQAPIGNPSVPGLSVANLAYVMYTSGSTGTPKGVMIEHRGLGNLMHWGSRLCPNAEGGALLQRAPFSFDGSVWELFWPLANGMRLVLARPDGHREPAYLAQVIREQQITVIKFVPAMLQQFLELEESALCTSLTDVLCGGGELTEALARGVQARLPKVRLHNVYGPTEATVDSSAWTLEPGDPVPALQLPIGRAINNTRLYVLDEHDAPVPMGVSGQLHIGGVGVARGYLGLEQMTAERFIDSPFVAGDRLYRTGDLVRYLPDGNLEFLGRNDFQVKLRGVRLELGEIESRLAAHPALREVAVLIRDERLVAYFTLRAQAPSLEALRAYVLEQLPEYMVPAAFVQLEVLPLNPAGKLDRKALPEPGLEAVVSRAYEAPVGEVETLMSGIWAQVLKLERVGRHDHFFELGGHSLLAVSLVARMRKAGLDVDARMLFSQPTLAQLAACTATRVEGVDVVQTAIPQLGRRRRI; translated from the coding sequence ATGACGCATCTCACCCGCCAGCCGGCCAGCTTCCCCCTCACCGCTGCCCAACAGGACATCTGGCTCGACCAACTGCGTGTGGGCGACTCACCGCTGTACAACATCGGCGGCTATGTCGATTTTGCCGGGCCGGTGGTCCCCGATTTGATCCAGCGCGCGGTCGAGCGGTTGGTGGCCAAACACGATGCATTGCGCACCCAGCTGCATAGCGACGACCAGGGTCTGCCTCGGCAAACCTTCGTCCCTGCCATGGCGGTGGAAGTGGGACAGTACGATTTCTCTGCGCTGCCCGACCCGCAGGTCGCGACCCAGGCATTGATGCAGGCGCAAATGGCCCGCCCGTACGCCATGAGCGGTGAACCGCTGTTTCGGTTTTTCCTGGTCAAACTCGACGATGACCATTACCGCCTCGGTACCCAGGCTCACCACCTGATCCTCGACGGCTGGGGCTTTGGCCAGATGCTGCAATCCCTGGCTCGGCTGTACAGCGACCTGGAGCAAGGTCGGCAACCGGAGCCACTGGCGCCGTCCTATATCGACTTCATCGACACCGACCAGCGCTACCTGCAATCGGCGCGTTACGCCCGTGACCGCGCCTATTGGCTGGACAAATACCAGGTGCTGCCCGCGCCGCTGTTGACGCCCCGGCACAACGCGCAGGCGCCGAGCAATACGCTGGTGCAAGCGTTCCCGGTGGCGCTGCTCAACCGCATGGAACAAGTGGCCAACCGTTATCAGGCCTCGGCCTTTCATGTGTTGCTGGCGGCGATGTACGTGTATTTCACCCGCACCAGCCAACGCGATGAATGGGTGGTGGGGTTGCCGATCCTCAACCGCTCCAACGCGCGTTTTCGTTCTACCGTGGGTTTGTTCACCCAGGTGAGTGCGGTGCGTTTTCAGTTCAGCCAGCACTTGCCCTTCAGCGCCTTGGTGCGTGGCATACGTGACCAGCTCAAGCAGGATTTCCGTCATCAACGCTTCCCGTTGAGCGAGATGAACCGTGAGCTGGGCCTGCGGCGTACAGATCGCGGTCAGTTGTTCGACCTGTCGGTGTCCTTCGAGCAGGACGACCACGACCTGCGTTACGGTCAGGTCCAGGCCCGCGCGATCAAGGTTTCCAACCATCATGAGCCGCTGCCGATTGCCATCCACCTGCGCAGCAACCGTTACCAGGACACCGCGTGCCTGCATTGCGTGTACAACGAGGCGTATTTCCAGTACGACGACGTGAAAGCGATGGCGCAGCGCTTTACCTGGCTGCTGGAGCAGGGCCTGGAAGACACCGCGCTGAGCGTGGGAGAGTTGTCCCTGGTCACGCCCGCCGAACAGGCCCAATTGCTGCGTTGGAATGCCACCGCACAACCCGCCACCGAGCCGCAAACCCTGCACGCGCGCATAGAGGCGCAAGCCGCCCGCACGCCGCAGGCCATCGCGGCGGTGCACCAGGGCCGGCAACTGACCTACGCCCAGCTCGATCAACAGGCCAATGCGCTGGCCTGGCAGTTGCTCGAACACGGCGTGCAGCTGGACGATCGCGTGGCGATTGTGGCCCGGCGTGGCCTGGACACCTTGGTGGGGTTGTTGGCGATCCTCAAATCCGGCGCCTGTTATGTCCCCGTGGACCCGGCCCATCCTGCCGAACGCCTGAACTACCTGTTGCACGACAGTGCGCCCGTGGCGGTGCTGACCCAGCAGGGTTTGCTGCATCGCCTGCCTTTGCTGGACGTGCCGGTCATCCGCCTGGAGCACCCGGGCGGGCACCTGGGCGAGAGTCCGCGGGTCGCCGTCACGCCGTCGAACCTTGCCTATGTGATCTACACCTCCGGCTCCACCGGGCAGCCCAAGGGCGTGATGGTCGAGCACCATACGGTGGCGAACCTGGTGGACTGGCATTGTCGGGCGTTCGACCTGCGCGCCGGCAGCCACACGGCCAGCGTGGCAGGCTTCGGGTTTGATGCGATGGCCTGGGAAGTCTGGCCGGCGCTGTGTGTGGGCGCGACGCTGCACCTGCCGCCGGCACAGGATGACGCGCAGGACATCGATGCATTGCTCAGCTGGTGGCGCGCGCAGCCGTTGCAGGTGTGCTTTTTGCCGACGCCGGTGGCCGAGTACGCCTTCAGTCAGCGCCTGGAACACCCTACATTGCGTACATTGCTGATCGGCGGCGACCGTCTGCGCTCGTTCAGCCGAACGCAGACCTTCGACGTGATCAACAACTACGGCCCCACCGAAGCCACGGTGGTCGCCACCTCCGGGCGTGTCGAAGTGGGCGGGCCGCTGCATATCGGCGCACCGGTCGCCAACGCCTGCGTTTACTTGCTTGATGAGCAGCAACGCCCGGTGCCCATCGGTGTGGCGGGGGAGTTGTACGTCGGCGGCAAAGGCGTGGCGCGCGGGTATCTCAACCGTCCGGAACTGACCGGCGAACGCTTTCTCGATGACCCCTTCAGCGACGGCCGGATGTACCGCACTGGCGACCTGGCCCGTTGGCTGCCCGACGGCAATCTCGAGTACCTGGGCCGCAATGACGATCAGGTGAAAATCCGCGGCGTGCGTATCGAGCTGGGGGAAATCGAATCTGCGCTGGCCACGCACCCGGCCGTCATGGAAGCCGCCGTGCTGTTTCGTGAGGGGCAATTGCTGGCGTGGTATGTCGAACGCGCCAGCGTTACTGTCGAATCGCTGCGTGCCCATCTGCAAGCCTCGTTGCCTGACTACATGCTGCCGGCGGCCTACGTGAAGCTGGCGGCTTTCCCGCTCACCGCCAACGGCAAGCTCGACCGCAAGGCCTTGCCGGCGCCCACACAAGCGGCTTTCGTGACGCGGTTGTTTGAGGCGCCACGCGAAGGCGTGGAAACCACCCTGGCGCAGATCTGGACGCAATTGCTGCAGGTGCAGCAGGTAGGGCGCCATGATCATTTCTTCGAGTTGGGCGGGCACTCGCTGCTGGCGGTGCAACTGGTGCAACGCATGCGCGATGCCGGGTTGCGCGCCGACGTGCAGGTGTTGTTCGGCCAGCCCACCCTGGCAGCGTTGGCGGCGGCCAGTGCCGGCAGCGACAGGCAGGTGCCGGCTAACCGCATCCCGTCGGGTTGCACGCACATCACGCCAGACATGCTCGCACTGGCCGACCTGGATCAGCCCGGCATTGATCGCATCGTCGCCGGCATTCCCGGAGGAGCGGCCAATGTGCAGGAAATCTACCCGCTGGCGCCGTTGCAGGAGGGCTTGCTTTACCACCACCTCACCGACGAGCGCGATCCCTACCAGCAACATGCGCTGTTCAGTTTCGTCAGTCGCGCGCAGCTCGACGCGTTTGCCCAGGCGTTGCAACAGGTGATCAACCGTCACGATATCCTGCGTACCAGCCTGGTGTGGGATGCCCTGGACCAGCCCATGCAAGTGGTGTGGCGCGACGCACAATTGCGGGTTCAACCCCTGCGCGAACAACATCAGCCGCTGGACTTGCGCCAGGCGCCGCTGATGGCCCTGGATTACGCCGAAGAACCGCACAATCGGCGCTGGGTTGCCAAACTGCGTTTCCATCACCTGGTCAATGACGCCACCTCAACCACCGTGCTGGTGGACGAAATTCGCGCGCACTTGCTTGGGGAGCAGGCGCAACTGCCGGTGCCGGTGCCGTATCGCAATGTGGTCGCACAGACCCGGGCGCCGGAACGACAGGCCGCCCACGAGGCGTTCTTCCGCGAGCGCCTGGCGGATGTCGACGAGCCGACCCTGGCGTTCGGCTTGCAGGAGCGGCAGGCGGACCGCGCTGAAATCGAGGAGTCCGAACAGCCCCTCGGCGACGTGCTCAACCAACGCCTGCGGGCCCAGGCGCGTGCCCTTGGCGTCAGCGCTGCCAGCCTGTTTCATCTGGCCTGGGCGCACGTGCTCAGCCGTGTCGCGAGCCGCGATGACGTGGTGTTCGGCACCGTGCTGCTCGGCCGTCTGCAAGCCGGCGAAGGCGCTGATCGCGCGCTGGGCATGTTCATCAATACCTTGCCGTTGCGCGTGCGCCTGGCCGGGCAAACCGTGCTCGATGCGCTCAACGACACCCACACCCAGCTCAGCGCCTTGTTGGCCCATGAACAGGCCTCGCTCGCATTGGCCCAGCGTTGCAGCAGTGCGTCGCCGCTGTTCAACAGCCTGCTCAACTACCGTCACACCGACGCCGACCCACGCCTGAACCTGGTGCCGGGCATTGCGTTGCTCAGCAGTGAAGATATCGTCAGTTACCCGTTGATGCTCACCGTTGACGACGTTGCCAGTGGCTTTCGGCTCAAGGCCAAGGCGCCGCGCAAGGTTGGCGCCGAGCGACTGTTGGCGTACCTCGACACGACCCTGCATGGCCTGGCCCATGCCCTTGAACACGCACCGGCCACGCCATTGCGCACGGTGCCGGTGCTGCCTGCCAGCGAGCTGCACCGGCTGTTGGTGGACCTCAACGCCACTGAAACCGACTATCCCGAAACCCTTACCGTGCAGGCGCTGTTTGAAGCCCACGCGCGGCACATTCCCCATGCCATTGCGGTACAGGCCGGCGAACGGCAACTGACCTACCGCGAGCTTAATGAGCGCGCGAATCAGCTGGCCTTTCACCTGCGTGAACGCGGGGTTGAGCCGGATTCGCGGGTGGCGCTGTGTGTCGAACGCGGGCTGGACCTGGTGGTGGGTTTGCTGGCGATTCTCAAGGCGGGCGGCGCCTATGTGCCGCTCGACCCTGGCTATCCGCGCGAGCGCCTGGCCTACATGCTCAACGACAGCCAACCGGTGGCCCTGCTGGTGCACGCCGCCACCCGCGACGTGCCGGGCGCGGTGTCTGTCCCGGTGATCGACTTTGACCAGAACGCCTGGAGCCAGGCGCCCATCGGCAATCCGTCGGTGCCCGGCTTGAGCGTCGCCAACCTGGCCTACGTGATGTACACCTCGGGCTCCACCGGCACGCCCAAAGGCGTGATGATCGAACATCGCGGCCTGGGCAACCTGATGCACTGGGGCTCCCGGCTGTGCCCGAATGCCGAAGGCGGCGCGTTGTTGCAACGTGCGCCGTTCAGTTTCGACGGCTCGGTGTGGGAGCTGTTCTGGCCGCTGGCCAACGGCATGCGCCTGGTTCTTGCGCGGCCCGACGGCCACCGTGAACCGGCTTATCTGGCGCAAGTGATCCGCGAGCAGCAGATCACGGTAATCAAGTTCGTGCCGGCAATGTTGCAGCAGTTTCTCGAGCTGGAAGAGTCGGCGTTGTGCACCAGCCTCACCGACGTGCTCTGCGGCGGCGGCGAACTCACCGAAGCCCTGGCCCGTGGCGTGCAGGCGCGCTTGCCCAAGGTGCGTTTGCATAACGTCTACGGGCCCACCGAAGCCACGGTGGACAGCAGCGCGTGGACGTTGGAACCCGGCGATCCAGTGCCGGCCTTGCAGTTGCCGATTGGCCGTGCGATCAACAACACGCGTCTGTATGTGCTCGACGAACACGATGCGCCGGTGCCGATGGGCGTCAGCGGCCAGTTGCATATCGGCGGCGTTGGCGTAGCGCGGGGTTATCTGGGGCTGGAGCAGATGACGGCCGAGCGCTTTATCGACAGCCCGTTCGTGGCGGGTGACCGGCTGTACCGCACGGGCGATCTGGTGCGTTACTTGCCGGACGGTAATCTGGAATTTCTGGGGCGCAATGACTTTCAGGTCAAGCTGCGCGGGGTGCGCCTGGAGCTGGGGGAGATCGAGTCACGTCTGGCGGCGCATCCGGCGTTGCGCGAAGTGGCGGTGCTGATTCGCGATGAGCGGCTGGTGGCCTACTTCACCCTGCGCGCTCAGGCGCCGAGCCTGGAGGCCTTGCGTGCGTATGTGCTGGAGCAATTGCCGGAGTACATGGTGCCGGCGGCTTTTGTGCAGCTTGAGGTATTGCCGCTTAATCCTGCCGGTAAGCTTGATCGCAAGGCGCTGCCTGAGCCGGGGTTGGAGGCGGTGGTCAGCCGTGCGTATGAAGCGCCGGTTGGTGAGGTGGAAACCTTGATGTCGGGGATTTGGGCGCAGGTTTTGAAGTTGGAGCGGGTAGGGCGGCATGACCATTTCTTCGAGCTGGGCGGGCATTCGTTGCTGGCGGTGAGTTTGGTGGCGCGTATGCGCAAGGCGGGGTTGGATGTGGATGCGCGGATGTTGTTCAGTCAGCCGACCTTGGCGCAGCTTGCAGCCTGCACTGCGACACGGGTGGAGGGTGTGGATGTTGTGCAGACGGCTATTCCGCAGCTTGGTCGGCGTCGGCGGATTTGA
- a CDS encoding helix-turn-helix transcriptional regulator yields the protein MSLTRSIGDTQSPHFYAEMGELISSSGHQHFAANMLHLVDKWVPIHLVDLSEWTLDELRDSVREIKLLGSAGVKNDLSAPQTLHPIKDHPLLRQMLRMQDPLLIQMKAKANSAHPRGSSHQCNLVSRQGNRRCVISFYRPPTQPGFSLAQLSFLKCLSDTLLPLMERHAQILRQAPHTEIEPAHNPLEQSQLQREFYKRLSLSDITLSAREQEVCLGLLTGGTVPQMAEKLSVKNSSIETYLKRAAAKLGVSGRHGLAKWMVGA from the coding sequence ATGAGTCTGACCCGCAGTATTGGCGACACACAGAGCCCGCATTTCTACGCCGAAATGGGTGAGTTGATTTCAAGCAGTGGCCACCAGCACTTCGCCGCCAACATGTTGCACCTCGTGGACAAGTGGGTGCCGATTCATCTGGTGGACCTCAGTGAATGGACGCTCGACGAGCTGCGCGACAGCGTGCGCGAGATCAAGCTCCTGGGCAGCGCCGGCGTTAAAAATGACCTGTCTGCGCCGCAGACCCTGCACCCCATCAAGGATCACCCGCTGCTGCGGCAAATGCTGCGCATGCAGGACCCGCTGCTGATTCAGATGAAGGCCAAGGCCAACAGTGCGCACCCGCGCGGCAGCTCACACCAGTGCAACCTGGTGTCGCGCCAGGGCAATCGACGCTGCGTGATTTCGTTCTATCGCCCGCCAACCCAGCCAGGGTTTTCGCTGGCGCAGTTGTCGTTTCTCAAGTGCCTGTCGGACACCCTGCTGCCGTTGATGGAACGGCACGCGCAGATCCTGCGCCAGGCACCGCACACCGAGATCGAGCCGGCGCACAACCCGCTGGAGCAATCGCAGCTGCAGCGCGAGTTCTACAAGCGTTTGTCGTTAAGCGATATCACCCTCTCGGCGCGTGAGCAGGAAGTGTGCCTGGGCCTGTTGACCGGCGGCACCGTGCCGCAAATGGCGGAAAAACTCAGCGTGAAAAACAGCTCGATCGAAACCTACCTCAAACGCGCCGCTGCCAAGTTGGGCGTCAGTGGCCGACATGGCCTGGCCAAATGGATGGTTGGCGCCTGA
- a CDS encoding efflux transporter outer membrane subunit — protein MNKGMLTTVGMAWLLGGCSLIPEYQRPAPPVPAQYPQSGVYRLAQSGTVAITQDWQHVFHDPALQQLIANALLNNRDLRVAALNVQAFQAQYRIQRADLFPALSATGAGKRQKLPGDVTGTGKSAITSNYSATLGLSAYELDLFGRVRSLSEQAMLTYLGTEEARRSAQLSLVANVANAYLTWRADQELLALAQQTLEADDHSWQLTSRSKSAGKASALDVVQARTAVESTRASVARYERQVAQDLNNLALLVGAPVDERLPARPLADELVARVPAGLPSDVLQRRPDILQAEYQLQAANANIGAARAAFFPSVTLTANAGSTSTQLSGLFKGGSGTWTFQPQINLPIFNAGSLRASLDYAKLQKDITVAQYEKSIQTAFQEVADGLAARQTFNDQLDAQRDFVAANQAYYDLAQHRYRSGVDSNLTFLDAQRSLFSSQQALIVDRLAQLVAEVNLYTALGGAWGDTPVLATAK, from the coding sequence ATGAACAAAGGGATGCTCACAACGGTAGGCATGGCCTGGCTGCTCGGCGGTTGCTCGCTGATCCCCGAGTACCAGCGGCCAGCGCCGCCTGTGCCTGCGCAGTACCCGCAAAGCGGGGTTTACCGCCTGGCGCAATCGGGCACCGTGGCGATAACACAGGACTGGCAGCATGTGTTCCACGACCCTGCCTTGCAGCAGTTGATCGCCAATGCGCTGCTCAACAACCGCGACCTGCGCGTTGCGGCGCTGAATGTGCAGGCGTTCCAGGCGCAGTACCGCATCCAGCGTGCGGACCTGTTCCCGGCCCTGTCCGCCACAGGCGCCGGCAAACGCCAAAAGTTGCCAGGCGATGTGACCGGCACCGGCAAGTCTGCGATTACTTCCAATTATTCCGCCACGTTGGGGCTCAGCGCTTATGAACTGGATTTGTTCGGCCGTGTGCGCAGCCTCAGCGAACAGGCGATGCTCACGTACCTGGGCACCGAAGAGGCGCGACGCAGCGCGCAGTTGAGCCTGGTGGCCAACGTCGCCAATGCGTACCTGACCTGGCGCGCCGACCAGGAACTGCTGGCCCTGGCCCAGCAAACCCTGGAAGCCGACGACCACAGCTGGCAGCTCACCAGCCGCAGCAAAAGCGCGGGCAAGGCCTCGGCGCTGGACGTGGTGCAAGCGCGCACCGCAGTGGAAAGCACGCGTGCGAGCGTGGCCCGTTATGAACGCCAGGTCGCCCAGGACCTGAACAACCTCGCCCTGCTGGTGGGCGCGCCGGTGGATGAGCGTTTGCCCGCGCGACCGCTCGCCGATGAACTGGTGGCGCGCGTGCCCGCAGGGCTGCCGTCCGACGTGCTGCAGCGGCGCCCGGATATTCTCCAGGCCGAATATCAGTTACAGGCCGCCAACGCCAATATCGGCGCGGCGCGCGCGGCGTTCTTTCCATCCGTGACCCTCACGGCCAACGCAGGCAGCACCAGCACGCAGCTGTCGGGGTTGTTCAAGGGCGGCTCGGGCACCTGGACCTTCCAGCCGCAGATCAACCTGCCGATTTTCAACGCCGGCAGCCTGCGCGCCAGTCTCGACTACGCAAAACTGCAAAAGGACATCACCGTGGCCCAGTATGAAAAGTCGATCCAGACGGCTTTTCAGGAAGTCGCCGACGGCCTCGCCGCCCGCCAGACCTTTAATGACCAGCTGGATGCACAACGCGATTTCGTCGCGGCCAACCAGGCCTATTACGACCTGGCCCAACACCGCTATCGCAGCGGCGTGGACAGCAACCTGACGTTTCTCGATGCACAGCGCTCGTTGTTCAGTTCGCAACAAGCGCTGATTGTCGACCGGCTGGCACAGTTGGTGGCGGAGGTGAATCTGTATACCGCGCTGGGTGGCGCGTGGGGGGATACGCCGGTGCTGGCGACGGCAAAATAA
- a CDS encoding sorbosone dehydrogenase family protein: MNVPSRLALLICAATALTACGESSKLPFQASVGPTPQLPEPSTSLIPTLNVSKAVGWPGNAQPTAPEGFTVTALADNLDHPRWVYTLPNGDVLVAESNHPPMPEGATDGGTGLIAWARRTAMGFVMGRVGADTPSANRITLLRDADHDGHAEVRTEFLAGLTSPFGMALVGDALYIGNADAVVKVPYTLGQTHIDATPVKVTELPAGINHHWTKNLLANPDGTRLYVTVGSNSNVGENGLDAEEGRAAIWELDLASGKKRLFASGLRNPNGLAWKPGSTQLWTVVNERDEIGSDLVPDYLTSVQDGAFYGWPWSYYGAHVDVRVQPPRPDKVAQAIAPDYALGTHVAPLGLTFSDARGMPTAFADGVFVGEHGSWNRNPQAGYKVVFIAFKDGKPAGTPVDFLTGFLNAAGQAQGRPVGVTLDAQGALLVADDVGNKVWRVAQRNP; encoded by the coding sequence ATGAATGTACCGAGCCGCCTTGCGCTCCTGATCTGCGCTGCCACTGCTCTCACCGCCTGTGGTGAATCGTCCAAGTTGCCGTTCCAGGCCAGCGTTGGCCCCACCCCGCAATTACCGGAACCCAGCACGTCGCTGATCCCCACACTCAACGTCTCAAAGGCCGTCGGTTGGCCCGGCAACGCCCAGCCCACGGCGCCTGAAGGTTTCACCGTGACGGCGCTGGCCGACAATCTCGACCACCCGCGCTGGGTCTACACCTTGCCCAATGGCGATGTGCTGGTCGCCGAAAGCAATCACCCACCGATGCCCGAAGGCGCCACTGACGGCGGCACGGGCTTGATCGCCTGGGCACGCCGTACCGCGATGGGGTTTGTGATGGGCCGGGTGGGCGCCGATACGCCCAGCGCTAACCGCATCACCCTGCTGCGCGACGCCGATCACGATGGTCACGCCGAAGTACGCACCGAGTTCCTTGCCGGCCTGACATCGCCCTTCGGCATGGCGCTGGTGGGCGATGCGCTGTACATCGGCAACGCCGACGCGGTGGTCAAGGTGCCGTATACCTTGGGCCAGACCCATATAGACGCCACGCCGGTAAAGGTCACCGAGCTGCCGGCCGGGATCAACCATCACTGGACCAAAAACCTGCTAGCCAACCCGGACGGCACGCGGCTCTATGTGACCGTGGGTTCCAACAGCAATGTCGGTGAAAACGGCCTCGACGCCGAAGAAGGCCGCGCCGCCATCTGGGAACTGGACCTCGCCAGCGGTAAGAAGCGCCTGTTCGCCAGTGGCTTGCGCAACCCCAATGGCCTGGCCTGGAAGCCCGGCTCCACACAACTGTGGACAGTGGTCAACGAGCGTGACGAAATCGGCAGCGACCTGGTGCCCGATTACCTCACCTCGGTGCAGGACGGCGCGTTCTACGGCTGGCCGTGGAGCTACTACGGCGCCCACGTCGATGTGCGCGTGCAACCGCCGCGTCCGGACAAAGTGGCCCAGGCCATTGCCCCCGACTACGCCCTTGGCACGCACGTCGCGCCGTTGGGCCTGACCTTCTCGGACGCGCGGGGCATGCCGACGGCGTTCGCCGATGGCGTGTTTGTCGGTGAGCACGGTTCGTGGAACCGCAACCCGCAGGCCGGTTACAAGGTGGTGTTCATTGCCTTCAAGGACGGCAAACCTGCTGGCACGCCGGTCGACTTCCTGACCGGTTTTCTGAATGCCGCGGGCCAGGCCCAAGGCCGGCCGGTGGGTGTGACCCTCGACGCGCAAGGCGCGTTGCTGGTGGCAGACGATGTGGGCAACAAGGTGTGGCGGGTGGCGCAGCGCAACCCTTGA